A section of the Candidatus Thioglobus autotrophicus genome encodes:
- a CDS encoding DUF6538 domain-containing protein, producing the protein MQTIVQTTEVLYLFKRCGIYYFSRRVPLDIQGEYSTKRISFSLRTRNKRTASLGAAHLASELDSYWSGIRIKRMVKKHIHRYTKKPDATLSDCIAQALTYLNLALNHFKHPLVQYV; encoded by the coding sequence GTGCAGACCATAGTGCAGACCACAGAGGTGTTATATCTATTCAAAAGATGTGGTATTTACTACTTCAGTAGACGTGTGCCGCTTGATATACAAGGCGAATATTCAACGAAGAGAATTTCATTTAGTTTACGTACCAGGAATAAGCGGACTGCATCGCTCGGCGCTGCGCACCTCGCATCTGAATTAGATAGTTATTGGTCAGGTATCCGTATTAAACGCATGGTGAAGAAACACATTCATCGTTACACTAAGAAGCCTGACGCAACGTTGTCAGATTGTATTGCTCAGGCTTTAACATATTTAAATTTAGCCTTAAACCATTTTAAGCATCCACTTGTACAATACGTCTAG
- a CDS encoding DUF6538 domain-containing protein: MQTTEVLYLFKRCGIYYFSRRVPLDIQGEYSTKRISFSLRTRNKRTASLGAAHLASELDSYWSGIRIKRMVKKHIHRYTKKPDAILVGVSISEALEYYLRIKGQTKPQLFHQTATRNITYIINELGDRDLGEYASSDAGKFRDALLKKGLITSSIKRVFSSIKSVVNFSIKENGLNIINPFLGVYVPDLDDTIARKPIPIHTIHKIQKICVSTDDELRHMIALISDTGVRMAEAVGIMAEDIVLDNVTPHIIIRPNAKRRLKTKQSERTIPLVGSSLWAATRLMENHTDEQEYIFKRYNRTEKSNAGSASAALNKWLKPYVEDDMVIHSFRHALRDRLRKIECPSDVIDSIGGWSKGSIGENYGTGYTLDVLYKWMLKMV, translated from the coding sequence GTGCAGACCACAGAGGTGTTATATCTATTCAAAAGATGTGGTATTTACTACTTCAGTAGACGTGTGCCGCTTGATATACAAGGCGAATATTCAACGAAGAGAATTTCATTTAGTTTACGTACCAGGAATAAGCGGACTGCATCGCTCGGCGCTGCGCACCTCGCATCTGAATTAGATAGTTATTGGTCAGGTATCCGTATTAAACGCATGGTGAAGAAACACATTCATCGTTACACTAAGAAGCCTGACGCAATACTAGTGGGAGTAAGTATCTCTGAGGCGCTAGAATATTACTTACGTATCAAAGGACAAACTAAACCCCAACTATTTCATCAGACTGCCACTCGAAACATCACATACATCATCAATGAACTTGGTGACCGTGATTTAGGAGAATACGCATCTTCAGATGCTGGCAAGTTCAGAGATGCATTATTGAAAAAAGGTCTAATAACGAGCAGTATCAAACGTGTATTTTCCTCAATCAAATCAGTGGTTAACTTTTCAATTAAGGAAAATGGATTAAATATCATCAATCCATTCCTTGGCGTATACGTACCTGACCTAGATGACACGATAGCACGTAAGCCAATTCCAATTCACACAATCCATAAGATACAAAAAATATGCGTATCAACTGATGATGAACTGCGACACATGATTGCTTTAATTTCAGACACAGGAGTAAGAATGGCTGAAGCGGTGGGAATAATGGCTGAAGATATAGTACTAGACAATGTAACTCCTCATATAATCATTCGTCCCAATGCAAAGCGAAGATTAAAAACCAAACAAAGTGAAAGGACTATTCCACTAGTAGGCTCATCCCTGTGGGCTGCAACACGACTGATGGAAAATCATACAGATGAGCAAGAATACATATTCAAAAGATATAATCGTACAGAAAAAAGTAATGCTGGCTCTGCTTCAGCAGCGCTAAACAAATGGCTAAAACCTTACGTTGAAGATGACATGGTTATACACTCCTTTAGGCATGCCCTGCGCGACCGCCTAAGAAAAATTGAATGTCCTAGTGATGTAATTGACAGTATAGGTGGCTGGAGCAAGGGTTCTATCGGTGAAAATTACGGTACAGGGTATACGCTAGACGTATTGTACAAGTGGATGCTTAAAATGGTTTAA
- a CDS encoding IS3 family transposase, which produces MSKKRTTYSSAFKTKLVLELLQNADTLAEIASKHNILPQNLVNWKKTFLANAEIAMEPSKAVKEYKEELIKSQEKNERLTALVGKVTVEKEWLAKKLKSLGSSKLKQLVDLKPSPASISINHQCQLLGINRSGLYYKPRVNHAKQTIKSHITKVFEQIPIYGEKKVHQQLLEDGIKVSLNTVARYRQELGLKAVLAVKQVNTTMPIKEHKKYTYKLRGLNISHANHVWSTDITYIKIAGGMVYMAAIIDWHSKAVLSHRISNTMDVQLVMSVLNDALAKYPYPEIFNTDQGSQYTSEIHTQRLKNLGITISMDGRGRATDNICIERFWRSAKCERIYLNEYQNINELTTDVDDYIEFYNHRRFHQTLDYKKPMDVYQESIKLNQNKKKAS; this is translated from the coding sequence ATGAGTAAAAAACGTACAACCTACAGCTCAGCATTTAAAACAAAATTAGTACTTGAACTATTACAAAATGCAGATACCCTGGCAGAGATTGCCAGCAAGCATAACATTCTTCCACAAAACCTAGTGAACTGGAAGAAGACCTTCCTTGCCAACGCAGAGATTGCTATGGAGCCCTCTAAAGCAGTTAAAGAGTACAAGGAGGAGCTTATTAAATCACAAGAGAAGAACGAGCGCTTAACAGCGCTGGTAGGTAAAGTAACCGTAGAGAAGGAATGGTTAGCAAAAAAGCTAAAAAGCTTGGGCTCATCTAAACTAAAACAATTAGTTGATCTCAAGCCATCACCAGCATCTATCTCTATTAATCATCAATGTCAGCTGCTTGGCATTAACAGAAGTGGCTTGTATTACAAGCCACGAGTTAACCACGCCAAGCAAACAATTAAGAGTCATATCACCAAGGTGTTTGAACAGATACCCATTTACGGCGAGAAGAAGGTGCATCAGCAACTGCTTGAGGATGGTATCAAGGTCAGCTTAAATACGGTAGCTCGCTACCGTCAAGAGTTGGGCTTAAAGGCTGTATTGGCCGTTAAACAAGTCAATACAACCATGCCAATCAAAGAGCATAAGAAATACACCTATAAGCTCAGAGGGCTTAATATTAGCCATGCTAATCATGTCTGGAGTACCGACATCACCTACATCAAGATTGCCGGTGGCATGGTCTATATGGCAGCCATCATTGATTGGCACAGCAAAGCTGTGCTATCACACAGAATATCTAACACCATGGATGTTCAGTTAGTGATGAGTGTGCTCAATGATGCACTAGCTAAGTATCCATATCCAGAGATCTTTAACACCGATCAAGGTAGCCAGTACACCAGTGAGATACACACTCAAAGGCTTAAAAATCTAGGTATTACTATATCCATGGATGGTAGGGGTAGAGCCACAGATAATATCTGCATTGAGCGCTTCTGGCGAAGCGCCAAATGCGAAAGAATCTATTTGAACGAATACCAAAATATCAATGAGTTAACCACTGATGTAGATGACTATATTGAGTTTTACAACCATCGAAGATTCCATCAAACGCTAGACTACAAAAAACCAATGGACGTGTACCAAGAAAGTATAAAATTAAACCAGAATAAGAAGAAGGCCTCTTAG
- a CDS encoding tetratricopeptide repeat protein, with the protein MRLIAIFLLISFAGAINADFDDAYGYLKQKEYIKALKEFKPLAEQGHVPSQMNLGWMHHKGLGVEQNYKTAIKWYEMAANQGDNEDAQHTLGNLYRNGEGKKGAVTKDLNKAMYYYKKASDNGFPYSTFTIGLMYEKGEGVDKSVKNSAKWFKKTYEHGSIQKKVLGLWDSFRIAFLLDNYKDIHYKYRLLANKSLDLKE; encoded by the coding sequence ATGAGATTAATAGCAATATTTTTACTAATAAGTTTTGCTGGTGCAATTAATGCGGACTTTGATGATGCATACGGGTATTTAAAGCAAAAAGAATACATAAAAGCACTTAAAGAATTCAAACCATTGGCAGAGCAAGGTCATGTTCCATCTCAGATGAACCTAGGTTGGATGCATCATAAAGGATTGGGAGTTGAACAAAATTATAAAACTGCTATCAAATGGTATGAAATGGCTGCAAATCAAGGTGACAATGAAGATGCACAACATACACTTGGCAATCTGTACAGAAATGGAGAAGGTAAAAAAGGTGCTGTTACTAAAGACCTGAATAAAGCAATGTACTATTATAAAAAAGCATCTGATAATGGATTTCCATATTCAACTTTTACTATCGGTCTTATGTATGAAAAAGGTGAAGGCGTAGATAAGAGTGTTAAAAATTCTGCTAAATGGTTCAAAAAAACTTATGAGCATGGCAGTATTCAAAAGAAAGTACTCGGACTTTGGGACTCATTTAGAATTGCTTTTTTGTTAGATAACTATAAGGATATTCATTACAAATATCGTTTATTGGCAAACAAGTCACTTGATTTAAAGGAATAG
- a CDS encoding coiled-coil domain-containing protein: MIVKVQGNGHANLDSFPFRYGFTYSTTERLELTNVKNKSEVVDNRYHVDASFKNPETNKTEKGHFVLLNDNESTVVTVWGFGMDNKDETRLSETLRSARVRGKITTNDMMMMHSQKIRSLDEFIDYLADKYSNTEVALITEDANKKVENLSKALSKLHQEKQSLQSDIDKKESEVNEYKKIIAELKSATSNAYDNRNSGGVWNPGVYTVISVDWGNKGRNNQRAVFVRLRDKNGVEFEVANNWIRGLEDRFRQATILVGETIKYSTLGSYGRDWFMNISTDISESDLSNRPKTVMRQVQTNSPGYYIEDVQVVSGSEFNSNWRGNMQKVTTNKGIYIDNITNPENPMLTPGFDWSSVINNTVYDAVIRHSRGCDWINKR, from the coding sequence ATGATAGTAAAAGTACAAGGCAACGGACACGCAAACTTAGATTCATTTCCATTTCGATATGGATTTACATATAGTACTACTGAAAGATTAGAACTAACTAACGTTAAGAATAAAAGTGAAGTAGTTGATAACAGATACCATGTCGATGCTAGTTTTAAAAACCCTGAGACCAATAAAACTGAAAAAGGACACTTTGTTCTGCTTAACGACAACGAAAGTACAGTAGTAACTGTTTGGGGTTTTGGTATGGATAACAAAGATGAGACACGTTTATCTGAAACACTACGTTCGGCTCGAGTTCGTGGAAAAATTACCACTAATGATATGATGATGATGCACAGTCAAAAAATACGTTCTCTAGATGAATTTATTGATTACTTGGCGGACAAGTACAGCAATACAGAAGTTGCACTGATTACTGAAGATGCAAACAAGAAAGTTGAGAACTTAAGTAAGGCATTGAGTAAATTACATCAAGAAAAGCAATCCCTACAATCTGATATTGACAAGAAAGAATCTGAAGTTAATGAATACAAAAAAATAATTGCAGAACTTAAGTCAGCAACAAGCAATGCTTACGATAATCGAAATAGTGGTGGTGTATGGAATCCCGGTGTTTACACGGTAATTAGCGTAGATTGGGGTAACAAAGGTAGAAATAACCAGAGAGCGGTTTTTGTTAGACTTCGAGACAAAAATGGCGTTGAATTCGAAGTTGCTAATAACTGGATACGTGGGCTTGAAGATAGATTTAGACAAGCAACGATATTAGTAGGAGAAACCATCAAGTACTCAACCTTGGGTAGTTATGGTCGAGACTGGTTTATGAATATCAGTACTGATATTAGTGAAAGTGACTTATCAAATAGACCAAAAACAGTTATGAGACAAGTTCAAACAAACAGTCCTGGATACTACATTGAAGATGTTCAAGTAGTATCTGGCAGTGAATTCAATAGCAATTGGCGTGGCAATATGCAAAAAGTTACCACCAATAAAGGCATCTATATCGATAACATTACAAACCCTGAAAATCCAATGCTAACACCTGGGTTTGACTGGTCTTCAGTTATTAATAATACGGTTTATGACGCCGTTATAAGACATAGTCGCGGTTGCGATTGGATTAACAAGCGTTAA
- a CDS encoding toxin-antitoxin system YwqK family antitoxin, with protein MIKYVLLLFILTLNVAQANVQATYRNGLLINPSTNQPYTGNLETINNDWGKDSIEFSQEYVNGAMHGADKVFYKSGKLKTIGYFENGLLEGTTKIYFEDGSLMGSVDFKKHQKHGRGVRFYPNGVKQLERFFVNDKLEGVSKTWYDSGVLMLEENYKNGMLHGTLKNYYEDGGIFEEVKYNFGTPKTMIIYHEDGSIADKKGFLNKKIIDSIIG; from the coding sequence ATGATTAAATACGTATTACTACTTTTTATACTCACTCTAAACGTCGCACAAGCGAATGTACAAGCAACCTATCGCAACGGTTTACTAATAAATCCAAGCACTAACCAACCCTACACAGGCAACCTAGAGACCATTAATAATGATTGGGGTAAAGACTCTATTGAATTCTCTCAAGAGTACGTAAATGGTGCCATGCATGGTGCCGATAAGGTCTTTTACAAATCAGGCAAGTTGAAAACTATTGGTTATTTTGAAAATGGATTGTTAGAAGGCACAACAAAAATCTACTTTGAAGATGGTTCATTAATGGGTAGTGTAGACTTTAAAAAGCATCAGAAGCACGGTCGAGGTGTTAGATTTTATCCCAATGGCGTTAAACAATTAGAACGTTTTTTTGTTAATGATAAACTAGAGGGTGTATCTAAGACTTGGTACGATAGTGGTGTACTAATGCTAGAGGAAAACTACAAAAATGGAATGCTTCACGGAACGTTAAAAAACTACTACGAGGATGGCGGTATATTTGAAGAAGTTAAGTACAACTTTGGCACACCTAAGACCATGATTATCTATCATGAAGACGGCTCTATTGCTGACAAGAAAGGGTTTTTGAATAAAAAGATAATTGATAGTATTATAGGTTGA